From one Candidatus Binatia bacterium genomic stretch:
- the folE gene encoding GTP cyclohydrolase I FolE, with translation MAETIQQAVADILRLVGEDPMREGLAKTPERFARSMQFLTKGYAEDPKTVINGALFVEDYSEMIVLKDLDFFSLCEHHILPFFGTAHVAYIPKHRIVGISKLARLVEVYARRLQVQERLTTQVANMLMEELDPLGVAVVLRAEHLCMRMRGVEKQNSIVVTSAMLGAFRTHQETRQEFMTLVNSGRSAG, from the coding sequence ATGGCTGAAACCATCCAGCAAGCTGTTGCCGACATTTTGCGCCTTGTCGGAGAAGACCCCATGCGTGAGGGGCTGGCAAAAACCCCGGAGCGCTTCGCCCGGTCGATGCAGTTTCTTACCAAGGGATACGCCGAAGATCCCAAGACCGTGATCAACGGAGCGTTATTTGTCGAAGACTACTCGGAAATGATCGTCCTGAAAGACCTGGACTTCTTTTCCCTCTGCGAGCACCACATTTTGCCGTTCTTCGGGACCGCACACGTCGCCTACATTCCAAAGCATCGAATCGTCGGCATCAGCAAACTCGCTCGTCTCGTCGAGGTCTATGCGCGACGCTTACAGGTGCAGGAACGCCTGACCACGCAGGTCGCCAACATGCTCATGGAGGAGCTTGACCCGCTCGGCGTCGCGGTGGTGCTGCGTGCTGAGCACCTGTGTATGCGCATGCGTGGCGTCGAAAAACAGAACTCCATCGTCGTCACCAGCGCCATGCTGGGCGCCTTCCGCACGCACCAGGAAACGCGTCAGGAGTTCATGACCCTGGTCAACAGCGGCCGCTCGGCCGGTTGA
- a CDS encoding homoserine kinase: MAEDTKISRKELSEIALDYGFPRVTGAREITEGSANTLYAVDTAKGKFLVKIDEVKSEIEVKRELDLLLFLRKHGFPCPVPLSDRRGHHYREREGKSLSVYRDVDGHSIEPEDLSQGQLENVGRVLGDLHLIGKAYKKGIDNRFGFDRVAEVYFDARGRLPHYFKKIVRTLDEEIEYLNHYLEGKLPKGIIHGDLFPNNIKFKGEKVVAVLNFDAACRGKFIFDLATAVNTLCYEDGRYSLKKFEALIAGYESLRTLSLAEWDAFPNELRFSAFRFTVTRLREFFLNPVDERQRINKDFQDFYERLRILRRERAGGMEPILMAMATGYDYRKYQRVKAVEKRSGR, encoded by the coding sequence ATGGCGGAAGATACCAAAATCTCCAGGAAGGAACTGAGTGAAATCGCCCTCGACTACGGGTTCCCGCGGGTAACTGGCGCGCGTGAGATCACCGAAGGGTCGGCCAACACGTTGTACGCAGTCGACACGGCGAAGGGAAAGTTCCTCGTAAAAATCGATGAGGTGAAGAGCGAGATCGAGGTTAAACGCGAACTCGATCTTCTCCTATTCCTGCGAAAGCACGGCTTTCCTTGCCCCGTGCCGCTATCCGACAGGCGTGGTCACCACTATCGCGAGCGGGAGGGGAAGTCCCTTTCGGTTTACCGCGATGTCGACGGGCACAGCATCGAACCTGAGGATCTCAGTCAGGGACAACTAGAAAACGTTGGTCGTGTCCTGGGAGACCTTCATCTCATCGGAAAAGCTTATAAGAAAGGCATCGATAATCGCTTTGGATTTGATCGAGTTGCGGAGGTGTACTTCGACGCCCGCGGGCGCCTGCCGCATTACTTCAAGAAGATCGTCCGCACGCTCGATGAAGAAATCGAGTACCTCAACCACTATCTCGAAGGGAAGCTGCCGAAAGGCATAATCCACGGAGACCTGTTTCCCAACAACATCAAGTTCAAAGGCGAAAAAGTCGTTGCCGTGCTCAATTTTGACGCAGCCTGCCGCGGCAAGTTCATCTTCGATCTCGCCACGGCGGTGAACACTCTCTGCTACGAGGACGGTCGCTACTCTTTGAAGAAGTTTGAGGCGCTGATTGCCGGATACGAAAGCTTGCGCACCCTGTCGCTGGCCGAATGGGACGCCTTTCCCAACGAGTTGCGCTTTTCTGCCTTCCGCTTCACGGTAACGCGTTTGCGCGAGTTTTTCCTCAACCCGGTCGATGAACGCCAGCGCATCAACAAGGACTTCCAAGACTTCTACGAACGCCTGCGCATTCTGCGGCGCGAGCGTGCCGGTGGTATGGAACCGATTCTCATGGCCATGGCCACTGGCTACGACTATCGCAAGTATCAACGCGTCAAAGCCGTCGAAAAACGCAGCGGCCGATGA
- a CDS encoding DUF4147 domain-containing protein, with protein sequence MSASSARLRMEAVAIFRAAISAVDPANLVIDHLSRHAAEALHDTAGRTPGENCGPTLVIGAGKAAARMAAGCEQVLGAENVCGEVIVADGCTVGLRSVAVSEAGHPLPDGRGERAAQRIMQLLRAQDRGDTVCLISGGASSLLVCPRPPVTLQDKIATTQLLLECGADIRAFNTVRKHLSEVKGGGLLRHVRTRMLALLISDVIGDDPSTIGSGPTVPDDTTFADAWDVLARHQLETRVPATVTTLLKSGIEGNVAETVKFSSAEAVCCRSQIIGSNRTALEAAATSARARGWTVDVDGQPLSGDTTAAARGFAARIRQLAARRGGKPLCVLAGGETTVRVKGKGRGGRNQEFALALAGTLAGMPITLLSAGTDGVDGPTDAAGAFVDGTTLLRAQQRGLDIDATLGANDSFTFFSELDDLFRCGPTGTNVMDIKIALLPAAARDTGF encoded by the coding sequence ATGAGCGCATCATCGGCGCGCTTGCGTATGGAGGCGGTCGCGATTTTTCGCGCCGCCATCAGTGCCGTCGATCCTGCCAATTTGGTGATCGATCACCTCTCCCGACATGCGGCTGAAGCACTGCACGACACGGCCGGGCGCACGCCGGGAGAAAACTGCGGACCGACGCTCGTCATCGGGGCTGGAAAAGCGGCCGCCCGGATGGCGGCCGGCTGCGAGCAGGTTCTGGGTGCGGAGAACGTTTGCGGGGAAGTCATTGTCGCCGATGGCTGCACCGTTGGACTGCGGTCCGTGGCGGTGAGTGAAGCCGGGCATCCGTTGCCCGATGGGCGCGGAGAACGGGCGGCACAGCGCATCATGCAACTGCTCCGGGCGCAGGACCGTGGTGACACCGTGTGCCTCATCAGCGGCGGCGCCTCGAGCTTGCTAGTGTGCCCGCGACCTCCGGTCACGCTGCAGGACAAAATCGCCACCACGCAGCTGTTGCTCGAGTGTGGCGCCGACATTCGCGCTTTCAACACCGTCCGCAAGCATCTCTCCGAAGTGAAGGGTGGCGGCTTGCTGCGTCATGTCCGGACTCGCATGTTGGCCCTCCTCATCTCCGATGTCATCGGCGACGATCCCAGCACGATCGGATCGGGACCCACCGTCCCGGACGACACCACCTTTGCTGATGCCTGGGACGTTTTGGCGCGCCACCAACTCGAGACGCGGGTGCCCGCCACCGTAACGACCCTGTTGAAGAGTGGCATCGAGGGAAACGTCGCCGAGACCGTGAAGTTCAGCAGTGCGGAAGCCGTTTGCTGTCGCAGCCAGATCATCGGCTCGAATCGCACCGCACTCGAGGCAGCGGCAACGTCAGCCCGTGCGCGTGGCTGGACGGTCGATGTCGACGGACAGCCGTTGAGCGGAGACACCACCGCGGCAGCCCGGGGCTTCGCCGCCCGAATACGGCAACTGGCCGCGCGCCGCGGTGGTAAACCACTGTGCGTGCTCGCCGGTGGCGAGACCACCGTGCGGGTGAAGGGCAAGGGTCGGGGCGGACGCAACCAGGAGTTTGCGCTCGCACTGGCGGGCACGCTGGCGGGAATGCCGATCACCCTCCTCAGTGCGGGAACCGACGGCGTCGACGGCCCCACCGACGCGGCGGGTGCATTTGTCGACGGGACCACGCTGCTGCGGGCTCAGCAGCGCGGCCTCGACATCGACGCCACCCTGGGGGCGAACGACTCATTCACCTTCTTCTCCGAACTCGATGACCTCTTCCGCTGCGGGCCAACCGGCACCAACGTGATGGACATCAAAATCGCGCTCCTGCCAGCCGCCGCACGCGACACCGGTTTCTAG
- a CDS encoding isocitrate dehydrogenase (NAD(+)), translating into MKKRGSYRVTLIPGDGIGPEVIGAATEVIAAAGVDINWDRQLAGIAALETFGNPIPDELLRSIRKNRVALKGPLMTGVGRGFRSINVALRKTFDLYANLRPIRNLPGLRTAFKGVDLVVVRENTEDLYAGIEHQIAPGVVESVKVITAKASRRIARFAFEYAQREKRHKVTAIHKANIMKLSDGLFLACAREVAKKYPRVKYEEMIVDNACMQLVLRPGQFDVLLLENLYGDIVSDLCAGLVGGLGVVPGANLGTRYAIFEAVHGTAPDIAGKNLANPIAAVLSAALMLRHLGEHRAAARIQTAVESVVRARRCRTRDLGGQGSTTDFTRAIASALPA; encoded by the coding sequence ATGAAGAAGCGGGGGAGCTATCGGGTCACATTGATCCCGGGCGACGGCATCGGACCCGAGGTCATCGGTGCGGCCACCGAGGTGATTGCCGCCGCCGGCGTCGATATCAACTGGGACCGGCAACTTGCTGGAATAGCCGCACTTGAGACTTTCGGAAACCCTATCCCTGACGAACTGCTGCGTTCCATCCGGAAGAACCGGGTGGCGTTGAAAGGACCGCTGATGACCGGCGTTGGACGGGGCTTTCGCAGCATCAACGTGGCGCTGCGCAAGACGTTCGATCTCTATGCCAACCTCCGGCCGATTCGAAACCTGCCCGGGCTGAGAACCGCGTTTAAAGGTGTCGATCTAGTCGTCGTTCGCGAGAACACGGAGGATCTCTACGCCGGTATCGAGCACCAGATCGCCCCGGGGGTGGTGGAGAGCGTAAAAGTCATCACCGCCAAGGCATCGCGCCGCATTGCCCGATTCGCCTTCGAGTACGCGCAACGCGAGAAGCGTCACAAGGTGACCGCGATCCACAAGGCCAACATCATGAAGCTGTCAGATGGCCTCTTCCTGGCGTGCGCCCGTGAGGTCGCGAAGAAGTACCCGCGAGTGAAGTACGAGGAAATGATCGTCGATAACGCCTGCATGCAACTGGTATTGCGGCCGGGTCAATTTGATGTGTTGCTGTTGGAAAATCTTTACGGGGACATTGTCTCGGACCTCTGCGCCGGCCTGGTGGGGGGATTAGGCGTCGTCCCTGGTGCGAACCTCGGCACACGGTACGCGATCTTCGAAGCCGTGCACGGCACCGCGCCCGACATCGCCGGAAAGAACCTGGCCAATCCCATCGCTGCCGTTCTCTCTGCCGCCTTGATGCTGCGGCACCTCGGCGAACACAGGGCAGCGGCACGGATCCAAACAGCGGTTGAGTCCGTCGTGCGTGCCCGCCGTTGTCGCACCCGTGATCTCGGCGGCCAGGGTTCGACAACGGACTTCACTCGCGCCATTGCGAGCGCCCTTCCGGCGTAA
- the serA gene encoding phosphoglycerate dehydrogenase: protein MQRVLVSDKLSSQGLQILKAAPDIEVDNITGLTPQQLAEKIAPYHGLIVRSASTVTAEVIAAAQNLRVIGRAGIGVDNIDVAAATKKGIVVMNTPAGNNVTTAEHAISMMLALARSIPQATASMKSGKWEKGKFTGSEVFNKTLGIVGIGNIGSLVADRALGLKMRVIAYDPFISQQAAQRLGVEVVSLDELYARSDFISVHTPLNPETRGLIGTAAFAKMKKGVRIINCARGGIVDEEALAAAIGEGKVAGSALDVFSQEPPPPDHPLLKLSQVICTPHLGAATDEAQVNVAIAIAHQVVNYLTHGVIQDAVNVPSISPELLEVLGPYLALCEKLGSLQGQLLTASAAEVAIEYAGEVADYDVKSLTLAVLRGLLMRVLESTMVNYVNAPTIARDRGIKIVESKTSQQKGFSNLVTVTINTAKGPSIVAGAIFGQRVIRLVRINDFYLDADPHGFILMLHNRDVPGVVGSVGMLLGEAKINIARLELGREHVGGMAISLIHVDDDIPDSVLERLRTLPSIVSAQLVRL, encoded by the coding sequence ATGCAGCGCGTTCTCGTCAGTGATAAGCTTTCCTCGCAAGGCCTTCAGATTCTGAAGGCGGCGCCGGACATCGAGGTTGACAACATCACCGGCCTCACGCCGCAGCAACTGGCTGAAAAGATTGCGCCGTACCACGGCCTGATCGTGCGCAGCGCGTCAACGGTGACCGCTGAGGTCATCGCGGCGGCCCAGAATCTCCGGGTCATCGGGCGCGCCGGCATCGGGGTGGACAACATCGATGTGGCCGCGGCGACGAAAAAGGGCATCGTGGTCATGAACACCCCGGCCGGCAACAACGTCACCACGGCCGAGCACGCCATCAGCATGATGCTGGCACTGGCGCGATCGATTCCCCAGGCTACCGCGTCGATGAAGAGCGGCAAGTGGGAGAAGGGGAAATTCACCGGTTCGGAAGTGTTCAACAAAACCCTGGGGATCGTCGGTATCGGCAACATCGGCAGCCTGGTCGCCGACCGCGCCCTCGGCCTGAAGATGCGAGTGATCGCGTACGATCCGTTCATCTCGCAGCAGGCGGCCCAACGCCTCGGCGTCGAAGTGGTCAGTCTCGACGAGCTGTACGCCCGGTCGGATTTCATCAGCGTTCACACGCCGCTCAACCCGGAAACACGAGGCCTCATTGGGACCGCCGCGTTTGCGAAGATGAAGAAAGGCGTGCGCATCATCAACTGCGCCCGCGGCGGCATTGTCGACGAGGAAGCGCTCGCGGCGGCCATCGGCGAAGGCAAAGTCGCCGGCAGCGCGCTCGATGTCTTCAGCCAGGAACCCCCGCCGCCGGATCACCCGCTGCTGAAGTTGAGCCAGGTCATCTGCACCCCCCATCTTGGGGCGGCCACCGATGAGGCGCAGGTAAACGTCGCCATCGCCATCGCACACCAGGTGGTGAACTACCTTACGCACGGGGTCATTCAGGACGCGGTCAACGTGCCGTCGATCAGCCCGGAATTGTTGGAGGTGCTGGGTCCGTACCTCGCGCTGTGCGAGAAGCTCGGCAGCCTGCAGGGTCAGTTACTCACCGCCTCGGCGGCCGAGGTGGCAATCGAATATGCCGGCGAGGTGGCGGACTACGACGTGAAGTCACTGACGCTAGCGGTGCTGCGCGGGCTGCTCATGCGCGTGCTGGAATCGACCATGGTCAACTACGTCAACGCGCCGACGATCGCGCGCGACCGTGGCATCAAGATCGTGGAGTCGAAGACCAGTCAGCAAAAGGGGTTTTCGAACCTCGTCACCGTCACCATCAACACGGCGAAGGGGCCAAGCATCGTCGCCGGCGCGATCTTCGGGCAGCGCGTCATCCGCTTGGTCCGCATCAATGACTTCTACCTGGATGCCGACCCGCACGGATTCATTCTCATGCTCCACAACCGTGACGTGCCGGGAGTGGTGGGCTCGGTCGGCATGCTGTTGGGAGAAGCCAAGATCAACATCGCCCGGTTGGAGCTCGGGCGGGAGCACGTCGGCGGCATGGCGATCTCGCTGATACACGTGGATGATGACATCCCCGATTCCGTACTCGAGCGGCTGCGCACGTTGCCCAGCATAGTCTCGGCCCAGCTGGTCAGGCTGTAG
- a CDS encoding 7-carboxy-7-deazaguanine synthase QueE: MRTSYLSEIFVSFQGEGAHVGYRHLFVRLAGCNLRCRYCDTPDSLVHTDTYSVFSGSRPPRIERNPVSAEDLASLITAVLTREAPIDAIALTGGEPLAQSDFLVALLETGRFPVPVLLETNGVLPRRLREVLPLVNIISMDIKLPSNTGEGAFWEEHLEFLELARTKDLYVKILVDQETADEDVERAAALLAPIEPSVPAFMQPIVDAAQRPSVDTDRLTQLYLIARRHLSSIRVLPQTHKRLGIR; encoded by the coding sequence GTGAGGACCAGCTACCTTTCAGAGATTTTCGTGTCGTTTCAGGGTGAAGGCGCCCACGTCGGCTACCGTCATCTGTTCGTCCGGTTGGCCGGATGCAATCTGCGGTGCCGATACTGCGATACGCCGGACAGCTTGGTACACACCGACACCTACAGCGTATTCAGCGGCAGCCGGCCGCCACGGATCGAACGCAACCCCGTCTCAGCTGAGGATCTCGCCAGCCTGATCACCGCTGTGCTCACACGGGAGGCGCCCATCGATGCGATTGCTCTGACGGGTGGGGAACCACTGGCACAGTCCGACTTTCTGGTGGCGCTGCTCGAGACCGGTCGGTTTCCGGTACCGGTGCTGCTGGAAACCAACGGGGTATTGCCCCGCCGCTTGCGTGAAGTCCTGCCGCTGGTGAACATCATCAGCATGGACATCAAGCTGCCATCCAACACGGGTGAAGGCGCGTTCTGGGAGGAACACTTGGAGTTCCTGGAACTGGCACGGACGAAAGATCTGTACGTGAAGATTCTCGTGGATCAGGAAACGGCCGACGAAGATGTCGAGCGCGCCGCTGCGCTGCTGGCTCCCATTGAACCAAGCGTACCGGCGTTCATGCAGCCAATAGTCGACGCGGCGCAGAGACCGTCGGTCGACACGGATCGTCTCACGCAACTCTACCTCATTGCCAGGCGTCACCTGTCATCGATCCGTGTGCTGCCGCAGACCCACAAGCGGCTGGGCATTCGCTAG
- a CDS encoding TraR/DksA family transcriptional regulator, giving the protein MPVVAGMRLGRLQISIAHPAIDTAFQYLYIPAPSKGMAPMRKAFLKNVRERLMEMRRQTLREISNDLKQGREGVKDEGMDTYDLASEERDREISFILTDRERDRLQAIQEALGRADEGTYGICENCESEIAPARLEALPFSRLCVSCQAEREKEAKSARRFDDERAYRKLSATDSDEENT; this is encoded by the coding sequence GTGCCGGTGGTAGCCGGAATGCGGCTCGGGCGGTTACAAATCAGCATTGCCCATCCTGCCATTGACACCGCCTTCCAATATCTCTACATTCCCGCGCCTTCTAAAGGAATGGCGCCCATGAGAAAGGCTTTTTTGAAAAACGTCCGGGAAAGGCTGATGGAGATGCGCCGCCAAACCTTGCGCGAGATCAGCAATGATCTGAAGCAGGGACGGGAGGGCGTCAAGGACGAGGGCATGGATACCTATGACCTCGCCAGTGAGGAGCGCGACCGGGAGATCAGCTTCATCCTGACAGATCGGGAGCGCGACAGATTGCAGGCCATTCAAGAGGCGCTTGGCCGTGCCGATGAAGGCACGTACGGCATTTGTGAGAACTGCGAGTCGGAAATCGCCCCGGCGCGGCTGGAGGCGTTACCCTTCTCGCGGCTGTGTGTGAGTTGTCAGGCGGAACGCGAGAAAGAAGCCAAGAGCGCGCGGCGCTTCGACGATGAGCGGGCGTACCGGAAGCTCAGCGCAACCGACAGCGACGAAGAAAACACCTGA
- the glpD gene encoding glycerol-3-phosphate dehydrogenase: MQPHAPITRLAREQRVEQLQKETFDLLVIGGGINGAGVARDAALRGLRVALIEKADFGSGTSSRSSKLIHGGIRYLQQGDFRLVRIACRERDLLRRRLAPHLVRPLAFLFPVYRNDPVGVFALGLGMWLYDLLAIFRNIRRHRMRTASQTLALEPTLRSEGLRGAALYYDCFTDDARLTLETVLGAEEEGALVGNYLELRSFIKEQGRLAGAIVQDQFGGSEFAIRARCVVNATGPWADHVRRLDDASATPCLRLTKGVHVVVPRERIGNAHAVVLRSPQDQRILFVIPWESHAIIGTTDTDFTGSPEEVTADDQDVDYLLTAANWFFPTAKLCTADVVSSYAGLRPLVAPEGGAQDPSAVSREEEILESPSGLITLAGGKLTTYRFVAAEIVSLAAKRLGRAREARRISCKTATTPLPGGRAADPKLTAEEVVARNGSELTLEQVHHLAQRYGSRTMEVVELVRNDAKLKQMIVPGLPEIWAEAAYAARNEMALHPDDILERRTHVALKQPLRASQVTEKLRETLRLFRR, from the coding sequence ATGCAGCCACACGCTCCAATCACCCGACTGGCGCGCGAGCAAAGAGTCGAGCAGCTTCAGAAGGAAACGTTCGATCTCCTCGTGATTGGTGGTGGCATCAACGGTGCTGGCGTCGCCCGTGACGCCGCGTTACGCGGTCTTCGCGTCGCGCTGATCGAGAAAGCCGATTTCGGCAGCGGCACGAGCAGCCGGTCGTCGAAGCTCATCCATGGCGGGATACGCTATCTCCAACAGGGTGATTTCCGGCTCGTCCGTATTGCCTGCCGGGAACGTGACTTGCTCCGGCGCCGTTTAGCTCCGCACCTCGTCCGACCACTCGCCTTCTTGTTCCCAGTCTATCGCAACGATCCGGTCGGGGTGTTCGCGCTGGGCTTGGGGATGTGGCTGTACGATCTGCTGGCGATCTTTCGCAACATTCGCAGACACCGCATGCGGACGGCGAGCCAGACGTTGGCTCTCGAGCCGACGCTCCGAAGCGAGGGGCTTCGCGGTGCAGCGCTGTACTATGATTGCTTCACCGATGACGCCCGGCTCACGCTCGAAACGGTGCTGGGTGCTGAAGAAGAAGGGGCGCTGGTCGGCAACTACCTCGAGTTGAGAAGCTTCATCAAAGAGCAGGGTCGCCTTGCCGGGGCGATCGTGCAAGACCAATTCGGCGGGTCCGAGTTCGCTATCCGTGCGCGCTGCGTAGTGAACGCAACCGGACCTTGGGCGGATCATGTGCGTCGACTGGACGACGCATCGGCCACGCCGTGTCTCCGGCTGACGAAAGGGGTGCACGTGGTCGTGCCGCGGGAGCGAATTGGCAATGCGCATGCCGTCGTCCTGCGCTCGCCCCAGGATCAGCGGATACTGTTCGTCATTCCGTGGGAATCGCACGCCATCATCGGCACGACCGACACTGATTTCACGGGAAGCCCCGAGGAGGTCACGGCCGATGACCAGGACGTGGACTATCTGCTGACGGCAGCGAATTGGTTCTTCCCAACGGCGAAACTGTGCACCGCAGACGTGGTCAGCAGTTACGCTGGACTCCGACCGCTGGTGGCGCCCGAAGGCGGCGCACAAGATCCATCTGCTGTATCGCGCGAGGAGGAGATCCTTGAGAGTCCCTCGGGGCTGATCACCTTGGCGGGGGGTAAGCTGACCACCTACCGGTTCGTGGCCGCAGAGATTGTCAGCCTTGCGGCTAAGCGGCTCGGCAGGGCAAGAGAGGCACGGCGGATATCTTGCAAGACTGCAACAACGCCGCTGCCGGGCGGGCGGGCGGCAGACCCGAAACTGACGGCAGAGGAAGTAGTTGCGCGAAACGGCAGCGAGCTGACCCTGGAACAAGTCCATCACCTCGCCCAGCGGTACGGTAGTCGCACCATGGAGGTGGTCGAACTAGTTCGGAACGATGCCAAGCTGAAGCAAATGATCGTGCCCGGTCTGCCCGAAATTTGGGCAGAGGCGGCCTATGCGGCTCGAAACGAGATGGCACTTCATCCTGATGACATCCTGGAACGCCGGACCCATGTAGCGCTGAAGCAACCGCTGAGGGCATCACAAGTAACCGAAAAATTACGAGAAACACTGAGGTTATTCAGAAGATAA
- a CDS encoding alanine--glyoxylate aminotransferase family protein, with protein MLKSYLLAPGPTPVPSRVRLAMAQPIIHHRTPQFSRIFSAARKGLQELFQTEQDVLMLAASGSGAMEATVSNLFSPGDEVLVVNGGKFGERWMQISSALGLKVVELRVEWGKNAKVDDIRRLLDQRPAIRGVLIQASETSTTVLHPVQAIAELTRKRDVLCVVDGITAVGVLDLPMDRWGIDVLVTGSQKALMLPPGLAFIALSERAWKRSKEAKVPRFYFDLARERDNQAKDTTAWTPAISLIIGLRESLAMIREEGLARVFERHARMAAATRAAAAALDLQLVAADAPSPAVTGMFTPPDVDGGKLVAYLRDRMGVTFAGGQDQLKGKIVRIGHLGYMGAFDVVTAIAALEMALLHFGHRLVLGRGVGAAQEVLMAALPE; from the coding sequence GTGCTGAAGAGTTATCTGTTGGCCCCCGGGCCCACCCCCGTGCCATCGCGTGTTCGGCTCGCCATGGCACAGCCCATCATCCATCACCGCACGCCTCAATTCAGCCGCATCTTCTCCGCAGCGAGAAAAGGGCTGCAGGAGCTCTTTCAGACCGAGCAGGACGTGTTGATGCTTGCGGCTTCAGGCAGCGGCGCCATGGAGGCGACGGTCAGCAACCTGTTCTCCCCTGGCGACGAGGTCCTCGTCGTCAATGGCGGCAAGTTCGGGGAACGCTGGATGCAAATCTCGTCGGCCCTCGGATTGAAAGTCGTCGAGTTGCGCGTCGAGTGGGGCAAGAACGCCAAGGTCGATGACATCCGCCGCCTGCTGGATCAGCGGCCGGCGATCCGCGGCGTGTTGATCCAGGCGAGCGAAACCTCCACGACCGTCCTCCACCCGGTGCAAGCAATTGCCGAGTTGACACGCAAGCGTGACGTACTTTGCGTCGTCGACGGCATCACCGCGGTCGGCGTCCTCGACCTGCCAATGGACCGTTGGGGTATCGATGTGCTGGTCACCGGTTCGCAAAAGGCACTCATGTTGCCGCCCGGACTGGCATTCATCGCGCTGAGCGAGCGCGCCTGGAAGCGCAGCAAAGAAGCAAAGGTGCCGCGCTTCTACTTCGACCTGGCCAGGGAACGGGACAACCAGGCCAAGGACACCACGGCGTGGACTCCCGCGATCTCGCTCATCATCGGCCTGCGCGAGTCGCTGGCCATGATCCGCGAAGAAGGGCTCGCGCGTGTGTTCGAACGACACGCCCGCATGGCGGCGGCAACCCGCGCCGCGGCAGCAGCGCTCGATCTGCAGTTGGTGGCAGCCGATGCCCCGAGCCCGGCGGTAACGGGCATGTTCACGCCGCCCGATGTCGACGGCGGTAAACTCGTCGCCTACCTGCGCGACCGGATGGGAGTCACGTTCGCCGGCGGACAAGATCAGCTGAAGGGAAAAATCGTGCGCATCGGGCATCTGGGCTACATGGGTGCGTTCGACGTCGTCACCGCCATCGCAGCGCTGGAAATGGCGCTGCTCCACTTCGGTCATCGCCTCGTGCTCGGCCGCGGCGTCGGCGCGGCACAAGAAGTGCTGATGGCCGCACTACCGGAGTAA